One region of Triticum aestivum cultivar Chinese Spring chromosome 6B, IWGSC CS RefSeq v2.1, whole genome shotgun sequence genomic DNA includes:
- the LOC123139453 gene encoding disease resistance protein PIK6-NP-like: MEGAIISLTEGAVRGLLCKLGGLLAQESWPVQRLHGEVQYIKDELESMTAFLRSLAESSDGHDDQVRVWVKQVREIAYDAEDCIDDYVRGRQPFDRDGGAVMASLRRFVRLLATLGSGGGGRRHRRIAAQLQELKTRARDAGERRSRYGVLPPKTALGRASSHASSSGVSGRLDPRLHALFTEEAQLVGIDGPRDELVGWLMEDDARLRVLAVVGFGGLGKTTLARMVCENPRVKSADFQCSPLLIVSQTLNVRALFLHMLRELTQRPRLAAGDDTMDDSLHGAESWETALLANKLKLYLQDKR; encoded by the exons ATGGAGGGTGCAATCATCAGCTTGACCGAGGGCGCCGTGCGAGGCCTCCTATGCAAGCTCGGCGGCCTCCTCGCGCAGGAGAGCTGGCCGGTGCAGCGCCTCCACGGCGAGGTCCAGTACATCAAGGACGAGCTCGAGAGCATGACCGCCTTCCTCCGTAGTCTGGCCGAATCGTCCGACGGccacgacgaccaggtccgggtcTGGGTGAAGCAGGTGAGGGAGATCGCCTACGACGCCGAGGACTGCATCGACGACTACGTCCGCGGCCGCCAGCCGTTCGACAGGGACGGCGGCGCTGTCATGGCGTCCCTCCGCCGCTTTGTCCGTCTGCTCGCCACGCTAGGATCAGGCGGTGGTGGTCGCCGTCACCGGCGCATAGCGGCCCAGCTCCAAGAACTGAAGACTCGCGCCAGGGACGCCGGCGAGCGGCGTTCCAGGTACGGGGTGCTGCCGCCAAAGACGGCGCTCGGGCGTGCCAGCAGCCACGCGTCCAGCTCCGGCGTCTCCGGCCGCCTGGACCCGCGGCTGCACGCCCTCTTCACCGAGGAGGCGCAGCTGGTGGGCATCGACGGGCCGAGGGACGAGCTCGTGGGCTGGCTGATGGAGGACGACGCGCGGCTCCGGGTGCTCGCCGTCGTCGGGTTCGGTGGGCTCGGCAAGACCACGCTGGCGAGGATGGTGTGCGAGAACCCACGGGTGAAGAGCGCTGACTTTCAGTGCTCCCCGTTGCTCATCGTGTCGCAGACGCTAAACGTCAGGGCGCTGTTCCTGCACATGCTCAGGGAACTGACCCAGCGGCCGCGCCTGGCTGCCGGCGACGATACCATGGATGATAGCTTGCACGGGGCGGAGAGCTGGGAAACGGCGCTGCTGGCCAACAAGCTCAAACTTTACCTGCAAGACAAAAG GTGA